ccttcttacacacacacacacacacacacacacacacactggcttgCGAaaatattcatcccccttggaatttttccaattttgttgccttacaacctgcaatgaaaatatttttttgggggtgggTTGTATCAATTGATTTACACAACacgcctaccactttgaagatgcacatttaaaaaaaaaaaatgaaacaaacttgagcgtgcataactgtTCACCCCCCCAAAGTTAAAACTTTATAGAGCCACCATTTTCAGTAATTACAGCTACGTGATTATTAGGgtttgtctctataagcttggcacatctagccactgggatttttgcccattcttcgaAGGcgaaactgctccagctccttcaagttggatgggttctgctggtgtacagcaatctttgtCATACCACAGATagtcaattggattgaggtctaggctttgactaggccattccaagacattgaaatgttttcccttaaaccactcaagtgttgctttagcagtatgcttagcgtcattgtcctgctggaaggtgaatctctgttcggtctcaaatctctggaagactgaaacaggtttccctcaggaatttccctgtatttagtgccatccatcattcctttaaatctgaccagtttcccagtccctgccaatggataaacaaccccacagcatgatgctaccaccaccatgcttcactgtggggatgttgttctcgggTGATGAGGGATGTTGGATTtacgccagacatagtgttttccttgatggccaaaaagatcaattttagtctcatctgaccagagtatcctcttccacatgtttggggagtctgccacatgccttttggcgaacaccaaaagtgtttgcttatttttttcttttaaCAATGGGCTTTTTTTCTGGTCACTCTTCATTAAAGCCCAGCTCTGCGGAGTGTAGggctccaatctccactgtggagcttcgcagctccttcagggttatatttggtctctttgttgcctttctgattaatgccctccttgcctagtctgtgagttttggtgggctgcTCTCTCGAGAGGTTTGTGGTGCCGTATTCTTTCCATTtcttaataatggatttaaatggTACTCCGTGGGTTGTTCaaagttttttatatttttttttacaacccaaccctgatctgaacttctccacaactttgtccctgacctgtttggagagctccttggtcttcatggtgccgcttgattggtggtgcccctttcttagtggtgttgcagactctggggcctttcagaacaggtgtatatatacacacggagatcatgtgacacttaaataaagtccacctgtgtgcaaccTAACTAATTATGacatctgaaggtaattggttgcaccagatcttatttaggggcttcatagcaaagggggtgaaaggGGATGAataccacttttccatttttttgTATAAAAGAAATGTCATAATATTTTTTAACAAGTCatatttttcatttcacttcaccaatttggactattttgaaatccaaataaaaatctatttatattacaggttgtaatgcaataaaataggaaaaacaccaagggggatgaatactttgcaaggcactgtacacaggGTCACGTGTTTTTGCAGATGCTTGAATGGGATAACTTGACTATATAAGGCCAGGTACTCTTTGTACAGGAGGCTCTCACTCCATTTCACCTGTGTGGTACAACCAGCCTCTTATTATAATAAGTTAATAAAAGTGATATTTTGATTATTGACTTTGCCTCTCCTCATTATTAGTTAAAGGTAGTATTTCCACCACATGTCTGTTGTATTCATTCCATTTCTATGCATTTAAACGTATCCGACAGGCGAAATCCAGATAGAACTTTTGAAAAACTGGGCCCAGGTGTGGGGAAAAGGAAACCAGAGAGTTGGGACAGGACAGTTACCTACAGCTCCGCAGCCTTGGCCATCACTAAATAGCACATACAAAGGGAATGTAGATAGCTAAGCTAAAACAAGTTTCTGCCCTTCCCATTCTGACAGTTGGCATTACCTCCTTGGAGCCGGCTTTTCTCCTGATGCTTGTAGACCTCAAACATGATTTCAAAGCCAAAGTCCTTGAGCTTTCTCAGATCATCCATGATGTTAGGAGTCACCCAATCAGGAGCGGTCATGTTGTGCCTTGCCTGAAATTACATGGATGGAGAATAAAAACTAAAAGTCCAATATAATCATGACACTGCATCAAGGTGAAATTACACAACAATGTTTGTAAGataattacattacattacatttaagtcatttagcagacgctcttatccagagcgacttacaatctACATGCTGTTGTTTCTAAAGTAAAATAGCATGATATTGCTACCATTACAGTGTAGAACATCGAATAAAACAAGGTTACCATGGTAACCACCAATAAAATGAAAGTAGATATAGGCTAAATTTCTTATTGAACACATTTCTTGATATACAAATATTTGTTTGATCTGGCCGGAGACAATCTATGACCACATTGCTGCATTTGTGTCTCCCCAACCATTTCCAAATGTCTTTACATGGCAGGTTGATTTCAGCTGACCAGAGTAGACTGACATGACTTCCCGCACCTCTCAACAGTCATAAGGCTGAGTAGCCACAGCACCAGCTCACAGTTCTATTTTCACTTTCATAAACCACTGTGGTTCCTCACTAGCTAAAATTTTGCCTGTGGTAACATTTCCCATACTAACGTAAAAGTTTAACATTCACTTAATCTGCATGATTTATGGCAAACTTTATGGCATGATTTATGTCGCAAAATATATTCTACATGGATAGTAAGCAAAGTGATAAAACTAAGGAATTATAGCTATCATAGGTAATATAAGCTTCCTACCTCACAGAACAGGGTGTCATAGACACTCCAAACAGTCTCAATGTTGGTGTTCTTCAGACCAGTTCTCTCCTGTATCATCGTTATTAAGTCCTGTAAGAGCAAAGGAACAAACAATGATAATCTAGACAAGGGGCATTCAAAGTTAAGATTGATGAGCTGTGCGGAGAAGAAATTCAAAACAAGGTAGAAACAAGGTAACAGCAAACATGCCATCCCCCACAAATTATGCAGCGCCCCCTAggccaatcagtgtaattttgtaaatgacggatctctatggcaagacgCATTATTCACCCAAGTCTCGTCAAAATCGGGCAAGTGGTATCTGAAATATCACGTGGGTTAGCTAGACTTGTATCCCTGAGCACGTGTACGTAATTATCACTCGGAGTCAAACAGATCAAGAGATGTAAACGTGCCCATTCTAGCACCACCATGTGGCCAATATGAATGTTATTGTATATGTTGAGTCTTGACAGTGTTTGCAACATGTGTGCAAAATTGTGAAAACACAAATATCCTTGACTGATTTATATGAATTTATGTGCCAGACCACACCCATATGAATGTTTACTGGGCAATAGCGGCCATGTTGTTTTAGGTACTAGTCTGGAAAGTATTGTGTTGAGAGACCTTTGTCCATAGAGGCCACATATCATGTTTCGTGCAGATCGTCAATTGGTGACAGAATAGCGTTTTTCAAAAAAGTCTTAGTGGCAGAAAATTAATCTTGGGTCCCTGAAGCAAATTTGATCCTTGTGAGGAGAGGCAACCATGTCCATTATTTCACGACTTTAGGTCAAACGGGGATAGTAGGGACGTGGCCTTTCAAAGTTAGCATTTTCAATCACTTGTTATAGCGCCACCATCTGGCCAATCAGTTTAATTTTGTAAATGCAGATCTCTGGCAAGATGCATAATTCACAGAAGTTTCGTCAAAATCGACCCAGAGCTGCCTTTGATATTGCGTGTGACGAACAAAAATACAGATGTACTAACGGTTTGTGCCTCAAACCATAGACAGTTAACGAAAAGGTAATCCCTTTTCAAAGGAATAAGTATCTAGCCTCATTAGCCAGTCTTCGCCTTAAATTTCAGTGACACTTACTTTGTATAGAAATGTCACGTTGAGGTACTTTTCTGAGTGTTCCGTCTCATTCATAAGGATTTTATAACGAGGGCAACCCGGAATGGGAAAcgacaaaagctgaaataaataaattttAGATGGAAACATTAGTATGGAGGTAGCCAATAACTTATTATTTAAAACAATCATATTCAGAATGTATTTTGTGGCAGCTGTTCATCTTTGGATGTAACCAAAGACCTCAGCACCCTGCTCACCCTCTCCTCAAACTGGGGTACAGTGTGAACAGGAATAGGCTGCCACTCCAGTGTTGGGTTGAAGACCTGTGATCCATTGGGAGGGTACAATCCAGCCAAGTTGGCCTCTGCACTCATCAAGGTCCGATCATAGTCTGTGCTTCTCACAGCAATCTAGACAATGAACAATAGGAGGGGTAGTGGTTATCACTTATTTTTGCAGTTGTGGCTACAGCCTAGAGCTGGCTTTACATACTTCAAGACCGAGTGCATTATAGGAAGAGAGTCCATTATTTTGACAGAGTGCACAGTTTGTTTAACATGGGCGATACACACAATACAATTTACAAATCTTTATCTTTACTTTTCTCATTGAAATGATTGTGTGACAGAGATAGTACCATCATAGTTTCAACAAGGAACTAAAATATAAATTACCTCACGTCGGTCATAGGTATCATTGAGAAAACCCTGATAGCGTTTCCGGAGCGCTTGTCCCAGCTCAAAGTGCTGCCTCATTCCTACCTATAGGGATCATAGAAAAGGTGTGCTATTAGTACAGCAAGAACCACACCCGTCAGTGCATCAGGATCCTTCTTCAACACTCATTCTAGCTTGGGGAAAAGTTAGTTTGAGGCATCATTCCACTCCTTATcaagttggcaggtagcctagtggttggagtgttgggccagtaacagaaaggttgctggatctaaTCCCCAAGCTGAAAAGGTAAAAAtcggttgttctgcccctgaacaaggcagttaaccggTAGGCCATcaatgtaaatatgaatttgttcttaattgggCAGcagggtggttagagcgttgggctagtaactgaaaggttgcaagttcgattcaccgagctgacatggtacaaatctgtctttctgcccctgaacaaggcagttaacccactgttcctgggccatcattgaaaataataatttgttcttaactgtcttgctgAGTTAATAATAAATAAACGTTAATGGACTTGGCtagtcaaatataaaatattaaaaGCTAAACATGACATTTGTATGACACTGAATACAAGTAGTGGAATGTTAGCAAAACAGGTTCTGAAATGTAGGCTAGTGTTATTCagtcaaaatacatttttggCCTTTACCTGCGAGAGTTGTCCAAAGCCCTGAGGCCAAGAGCTCTCCTGGTAGCGATCAGTAGGGTAGGCTTTGACAGGTGATCGGTCACCATGACGGTAAAGCTAGGTAAAACATGTAATAGGATACAGACATTGTTCATTGAACATTGAACATTGAAAATCTATTAAAGTCACCCAAACATGATATTCTAGGCAAGTGACAAACTGGTTGAACAGCTGGGCTGTTCCATTTCCAGCACAAGCAGCATAAAGAAGTTCAGCGAAAACCACACCACAATTAGCCTAAACTCAATAAATGTGTATTTTGTCTTGCATTAACATCGCCACACTTATTAAAGGAAACTCAACATAGTAACAATCCAGTATCGTAGTTAGTTAACGTTACGTGAAATAGTCATTGGGGTCACTAACGTTATCTTGTACAGACCTAAAACAGGCAACAGTTAATCGTTATTATCTTAAAGTTAGCAAGATACAAAGCACTAACTGTCCAGACTCGATAAGGTTTACCAGAGCCAATGCTAGCCAACAGCAGAACATgttttgctagctaacgttatttcCCCTAGCTGGCGAACTTCAGCAAAGCAAGTCAACTTGCATATCAACTATATACGCTAGATAACTAGCATACTCACCACAGTTACAAATGTCAGTCTTCTGTCTCCAACAACTTTGCCTAATACAACGAACATTGTCAATAATAGCAATACAGTGGAGTTCATCTTCAACGGCTAGTCGGTTGAAAACTGTAGCTATAAAACAACCATTCAGAATAAAGAATAGAGGCACAAACAAGCAAGAGATGAACTTCTTCGGTGGGGTTTatcggcggttggcatccaacgttatggtgcattaccgccacctactgtactggagtgtgggcCAGCGACAGGGAGAACCGAAATCCTACCTGCCAGCCCCGTTGCTCTTAAAAAAGATAACAAAATATTTTAGACTGCATCTAATTATGTGCCTACTCAATATACTCGTTAAACTAATTTCCTGTATTCCCTTATCCCTCATACTatatctcatcctctctctttccctccaataATGTTCCCACTGTATCAATAcatgctccactgtctctgtttcctggaAATACTCACATTTTCctgttggatgctttcctatcacATGCAAGGTCTTAttcaactggctgtgtcccacccttaatcttgtaaatatagcctcctctcttctgtcccttcCTGCCATTCTCCCCTGCCCAACATTCCTCTGTACTTGAAATAAATGCCTGTCATTAGTATCTCTATACTCCACTGCTCCTGCCATTTCtccaccatcactgtccatatcatgCTTTTTGCCTCTGCCTTGCTCTTTGAAACTACCACATCAACATCCCCACTACTTAGTGCTTGTTTAGCCAGTACATCAACTGCCTCGTTCCCCTCCACTCCCACGAGCTGGGACCCATGTAAATATTATCTGTACACCCATTTGTTTACTCCTGCCATGGGTTTGTAGCACCTCATAAAACAGGTCGTCTGCTACGTGATATAAAGGACTGGAGACTCCTTAGCACTGCACATGAATCAGAGCAAATAACTACACTTGCTGGCTTAACTTCCTCCACCCACTGCAAGGCCAACAGTATGGCCATCACCTCTGCCAGATATACAGCCAGATGATCTGTAATACATTTCCTAACTCTCACCCCACATTCCTGCACTACAAATGCTGACCCAGTGCGTCATGTCCTTGGATCTTTGGAACCATCTGTGCAAATGGCCACAAAATTCTGATACACAGTATCCAGACATCTTTTAAACAAATCTGATGGATCAACACCCTCCCCATCTTTCCCTAGTCTCTCCAATACTGCTAAATCTACTATTGGAGGTGGGAGTAGCCATGGTGGGTTCACAGAGATAGCTACCATTGGATTAAACTCCCTTCCATACAGTCCCATCTCCTTCGCCTGGGTATTACCAACCCACCCAAAGCTCCTGTTCTGTCTTCGCTCATGTTCCCAACATGTCTGACATCCCTTTCGCAGGATGAGATACCCCATGTGCCTGTAGGCTGACCCAATAATTAATTGCCAGCTGCTGTCTCCTAATCTGCAATGGCATTTCCCCCCATCTCCACTTGTAGTGCAGCCACTGGGGACGTCCAAAACGCCCCACTACATATTCTGAGTCCTTGTCCCTGTATGACATCTAGTCTTTCCAATGATGTACGGGCTGCCAAACCATACACTATACTTCCATAGTCTATTACAGATTGGATCAATGCAACATATATGGTCTTCAATGAGGCACACCTAGCCCCCCACTCCTTCCCTGTCCGTCAGCACATCACATTTAGTATCTTCTTACACTTCCCACCACTCTCTCAATGTGTCCTGCCCAAGTCATTCTCGTATCAAAGTATACCCCAAGGAACCTGAAGGCCCTCACCCTCTCCAAGTTTCTCCCATATAACCTCAAGCATACATCATCTCCCACCTTCCTCCTTGTAAAGAACACGGGCTGAGTACTCTACAGAGAACCTGAATCCCCACATTAATGCCCATCGCTCTACCTCATCAATTACTTCCTGTACCTTCCTGACTATATATGGCACatttcttcctctcttccatAAGGCCCCATCATCTGCAAATAACACCCtcccaatatcaaatcaaatcaaatgtatttgtcacatacacatggttagcatatgttaatgcgagtgtagcgaaatgcttgtgcttctagttcctacaatgcagtaataaccaacgagtaatctaactaacaattccaaaactactaccttatacacacaagtgtaaagggataaagaatatgtacataaagatatatgaatgagtgatggtacagagcggcattggcaagatgcagtagatggtatcgagtacagtttaaacatatgagatgagtatgtaaacaaagtggcatagtttaaagtggctagtgatacatgtattacataaagatgcagtagatgatatagagtacagtatatacgtatacatatgagatgaataatgtagggtatgtaaacattatattaagtagcattgtttaaagtggctaattatatattttacatcaattcccatcaattcccattattaaagtggctggagttgagtcactgtgttggcagcagccactcaatgttagtggtggctgtttaacagtctgatggccttgagatagaagctgtttttcagtctctcggtcccagctttgatgcacctgtactgacttcgccttctggatgatagcggggtgaacaggcagtgactcgggtggttgttgtccttgatgatctttatggccttcctgtgacatcgggtgtcctggagggcaggtagtttgcccccggtgaagcgttgtgcagacctcactaccctctggagagccttacggttgtgggcggagcagttgccgtaccaggcggtgatacagcccgacaggatgctctcgattgtgcatctgtagaagtttgtgagtgcttttagtgacaagccaaatttcttcagcctcctgaggttgaagaggcgctgctgcgccttcttcacgatgctgtctgtgtgggtggaccaattcagtttgtctgtgatgtgtacgccaaggaacttaaaacttactaccctctccactactgtcccatcaatgtggataggggggtgttccctctgctgtttcctgaagtccacaatcatctccttagttttgttgacgttgagtgtgaagttattttcctgacaccacactccaagggccctcacctcctccctgtaggccgtctcgtcgttgttggtaatcaagcctaccactgttatgtcgtccgcaaacttgatgattgagttggaggagtgcgtggccacgcagtcgtgggtgaacagggagtacaggagagggctcagaacgcacccttgtggggccccagtgttgaggatcagcggggtggagatgttgttacctaccctcaccacctgggggcggcccgtcaggctGTACCTGAGAGTAAACATCATTGATCATGATTGAGAACAACAGAGGACTAATCACACTCCCCTGTGGTGTACCATTATCCACCACGTAGCTGCCTGAGAGAGACTTCCCCACCCTCAGCTGGATAGACCTTCCAAACAGGAAATCCTTTATCTAGTTGTACGTTCTTCCTCCTACCCCCATAATAACAAACTGGATTAACAACCCCTCCTTCTCAGCAGAGCACTGGGTCCATTGTTCCCCTACCCTTCCTGAATCCGTTCTGATGTGGCGATACTAACCCCCTGCTCTCTAGGAAGTAAGTTAGCCTCTCCGTTATCATACACTCCATAATCTTACATACATGTGATGTTAAGGCTTTTGGCCGATAGCTTGTATGCCTCGTTGGGTCCTTCCCCGTCTTCCGGATTGGTACCACTACTGCCTCCTTCCAGCTGCTTGGTAGTTTCCCCTCCTGCCACACTCTGTTGTACAACACCAATACCTTATCCAGTGCCTCATCACTAAAATGGGCCAGCATAACACAGCACACCTCATCTTTCCCAGGTGAAGTTAACCCAGCCTTACATATTGCCCTTTTCACCTCTGCCATTGTAAATGGTGCATTCAATGCATAATTTACATCCTCCCTACTATCCAGCACTCAAGGATGCTTCTTTCTTgttctcgctctccccctctgaCAAATTTGCCGAGATATGCACATGGACAAACGCTTTGGCCATCATCTCTGCCTTCTCATCTGTTACTGCCACATCCTTCCCCCTCGTTAACACTGGATAATCCCACTCCCTTCTGACGCCACTCATCCCCTTAATCATCCCCCACACTTCTACCACTGGTGTCGCCCTTCCAATGGTGTCACAGAATCGACGCCAACATGACCTCTTTGCCTGACGAATAGTTCTCCTCAGAGCCTGGGCCTGCTTATACGGA
This sequence is a window from Oncorhynchus keta strain PuntledgeMale-10-30-2019 chromosome 14, Oket_V2, whole genome shotgun sequence. Protein-coding genes within it:
- the LOC118393677 gene encoding lysosomal acid phosphatase-like, which translates into the protein MNSTVLLLLTMFVVLGKVVGDRRLTFVTVLYRHGDRSPVKAYPTDRYQESSWPQGFGQLSQVGMRQHFELGQALRKRYQGFLNDTYDRREIAVRSTDYDRTLMSAEANLAGLYPPNGSQVFNPTLEWQPIPVHTVPQFEERLLSFPIPGCPRYKILMNETEHSEKYLNVTFLYKDLITMIQERTGLKNTNIETVWSVYDTLFCEARHNMTAPDWVTPNIMDDLRKLKDFGFEIMFEVYKHQEKSRLQGGVLLGSIVNNISESALPDSNRRLKMMMLSAHDTTIVALQSSLSIFNGKQPPYASCHIFELYQEDNGSFTVAMFYRNDTRRAPYQLAVPSCDLFCPLEDFVRLTKPSIPEDWGKECMVESPRKDKEVVIGLAVCGCLLFLLIVLLLAVLCRQRDPSNGYSQIHTEIES